The Nostoc sp. NIES-3756 DNA window ATATCAAAGAAATCGTCAGGCTAGCACTGATAAATTAACTTTAATTACAGTACAAAATACTTTTAGTACATAGAAATGAAAATCTTGCATCTGAGTACAAATGATGTTGGCGGCGGTGCAGCGAGAGCTGCATATCGTCTGCATACAGGGTTACAAGATATAGGACTAGAATCACAAATACTAGTCCAGGAAAAATATAGCCATGATCAAACAGTAATTGCACCAAATATTAGATTATTTCAAGGTATTGCTAAAGCTAAATTGACCTTTGAAGCTTTACCTTTGAAATTTTATCGTCAAAGGAAAAATACACCATTTTTCATTCAATGGCTACCAGATAACATTGCGTCTCAAGTAGCCAAGATTAATCCAGATGTGATTAATTTGCACTGGGTAAGTGGTGCTTTCATGCAAATAGAAACTTTTGCCAAACTGAAGCAACCGTTAGTGTGGACTCTCCATGATATGTGGGGATTTACAGGAGGTTGTCACGTTACTGGAGAGTGCGATCGCTATCAAGTTTCCTGTGGAGCTTGTCCCCAACTGCACTCTCATCAAGAAAAAGATTTATCACGCTGGGTATGGCAACGTAAATCTAAAGCTTGGAAAAATTTACATATCACCTTGGTGTCACCCAGTCATTGGTTAGCACAGGTGGCGCGTTCTAGTTCCTTATTCCGAGATAGACGCATCGAAGTCATTCCCCACGGCTTAGATACACAGAGATATCGTCCCATCAATCAACATTTTGCACGAGAACTACACAACCTACCCCAAGACAAAAAGCTGATCCTCTTTGGTGCAATTCAAGCCACCAGCGATATCAATAAAGGCTTTCACCTATTGCAGCCTGCTTTACAACAGTTGAGTCAGACTGGTCAAAAAGATGACATAGAAGTAGTTATCTTCGGTGCAACTAAACCGGAAAATCCACCCGATTTAGGCTTCAAAACCCATTACTTAGGCTACTTCAACGATGATATATCCCTAGCAACAGCCTATTCAACAGCCGATGTCATGCTAGTACCATCTCTGCAAGAGTCCTTTGGACAGACAGCTTCCGAAGCACTAGCTTGTGGAACTCCAGTCGTAGCATTTAACGCCACTGGACTCAAAGATATAGTTGACCATCAACAGAACGGCTATTTAGCTCAACCTTACGCAGTCGATGATTTTGCCAAAGGAATTGCTTGGGTTCTGGAAGATGAACAGAGACTACAAAAACTATCATTCTATGCGCGTGAGAAAGCAGAGCGAGCGTTCACCTTAGAACTACAAGCTCATCGTTACTCAGCTTTATTTCAAGAAGTAATAAATATACAAAATAAATCTTTAGTTAATACTTAATTTTATAAAAAATCTTATGAAAATCCCCTTAGCTTTTGTAATTTGTACGGAACCTGGTCGTTTAGAAGGACAATCATTAATGTTGGCAGAAAGTATTCGTAAATTCTGCGGCAATTTAAAAGATACACCTATCTATAGTTTTCATCCCAGAGTTGGTGAGCCGATAAGTAAACAAACTCAAGAAGCCTTCACTGCCTTAGATGTTATCCACCAACAAATCCCCATCAATACAGAGTTCCATGAATATTATTTAGCCAATAAACCCTTAGTTTGTGCCTATGCAGAACAAAACATTGATGCAGAAATATTAGTTTTTCTGGATAGTGATAAATGCTTTTTTGCAGAACCAACAGAATTTTCATTACCAGCAGGTTGTAATGTGCGGATGCGTCCTGAATATGGGCAAGGCATTGGTTCTACAGGTTCACAAGACTCACAGGAATGGTACTGGCAAACACTCTATGAAGTGCTTGGCGTGAAACGAGAGTTATTTGTGAACACACCAATTGGTAATAAAAAAATTAGAGCCTATTGGAACTCTGGCTTAATAGCTGTGAGAAGAAGTGCGGGAATATTCACTGCTTGGAAACAAAATTTTGAGAGAGTAATGCACTTAGATATTACCCCACCTCAAGGTATTTATTTTGTAGAACAGTCAGTTTTATCTGTAACTTTATGCTCGTTATCAGAAGATATTTCTCATTTTTCTCCAGCTTATAGTTATGCCTTACCTTTACATAATCGCCTGTCTCCATCTGCAAGGCTGAAGGCTTGGGATGACATAGTATCAATCCATTACTTCAATTTATTTTTCTATAAAGATTGGCATGAGCAAATCAAAAGGCTAAAAAACTTTAACCTCAACTCTGATAAATATCAATGGTTATGTGAAGGAGTAATCAGACATAAAATGCCACGCACATCGGTTATGCACCGATATATGTTAACCGTGAGAAAAATAGAACAAAAGCTCCGCGTATTTAACTTAAATATTCAAGTTAGTAATTGGATGGAAAAAATCGGTAACTTTTAAAATAGTCAAGGTAATATTTCGATGTTATTTCACGGTTTCTATATTTTTAGTACTCAGCCACTGATTGTTTCTTTTTTAGGAAGCTATCCTTTCTTTGGTGGCTTTGTCTATGAACAAAAAAAAGTTACTTATAAACCTTTACCAAAATGGTTTCGTCCTAAACACGTTATAGAACATATTCCCGGTTGGTGTGGTACACCAAAGCAAATGTTGCTGAGAAAAATCAAAGCAACTTTACATAGCTTGGAAGGAAGAACGCATCATTTAATGGTGAATGCGCTAGACGAAGAACAATTACGAAAACGTTTTTTCATTCGGGGAGGGCATTTCAACCAAAATTTTTATATAAATGAACACTTATATAAAATTATCGATCAGCCGAAAATTTATGACGCTATTTACACAGCACAACTTAACTCATCCAAGCGCCTATGGTTAGCTAAAAATATAGAAAAATTGATGGTTGTATCCTACGGTGGTGACTTACATAGTTACTGTCCAGAATTGAAACACGCCGACTTCAACAGAGAGTTTCTTCCGCGTCAAGAATTAGCTAAAAAGTATAACCAAGCCTATGCCGGTTTAATTCTTTCCGCAGTTGAAGGTGCTAATCTCGCCTCTAGTGAATATTTATTGTGTGGGATTCCTGTTGTCAGCACTCCTAGTAAAGGTGGACGAGATGAATTTTTTACTCCAGAAAATTCTATCATTGTTCCCCCTGATGCAGAGAAAGTTGCTGAGGCAGTACAAACCTTCAAAGAATTAGCACCTAATCCTCAAGATATTCGTGAACAAACACTCAAGAAAATGAATGATTGGCGGTTAGCTTATTGCACTTACATCGCCAATCTTATTGCACAAGAAGGAGGAAAAAAGATTGAGCCAGAGGTGATGCGAGAAAAAATTTTTGCTGCATATGATGGGATTCAATCTCGGTATATAAAAATAGCAGATTTATATAAACTTAGTTGGCAAGATTTTCAGGATAAATTTTCTCTATAACCCCATAAATATTCTATGAAACAACCACCAATAGCTGTAATCATGACTTGTTTTAACAGGCGCGAGACAACTTTAAATTGTCTACGTGCCTTGTATCAACAAACTCAGACTTTTGATGTTTACTTAACCGATGATGGTAGTTCTGATGGGACTTCAGAAGCTGTGAAATCAGCCTATCCTCAAGTCCAGATTTTTTTAGGAAATGGCAACCTCTTTTGGGTAGGAGGAATGAGATTAGCATTTACAGCCGCCATCCAAAAGGATTATGACTATTATCTTTGGTTAAATGACGACACCATTTTAGAATCAGATACTATAAAACGCCTATTAAAGCTGCATCAAGAATTAGCAACGAATGGCAAAGAAAAATCTATATTAGTAGGGACAACTAAAGATGCCGTTACAGGAAAAGCTTCTTACGGCGGTGCAATCAAATCTACTAAATGGTATTCTAATAAATACGAGTTTTTCGGCGCAACTGATGTTCTTCAAGAATGCGACACTATGTTTGGTAACTGCGTGCTAATTCCGCGTGCAGTTGTTAACAAAGTAGGCAATATTGATGGAGCATTTATTCATAGTTTAGGCGATCTAGATTATGGATTAAGAGCGAGAAAAAATGGTTGTTCCGTGTGGGTTGCACCCGGATATATCGGTACTTGTAGTAAAAACTCCATCCGCAATAGCTGGGTAGATCCAAAATTACCTGTAACCGAACGCTTGAAAAAGGCAGTCCAAATCAAAGCTTTTCCGCTTAAACCTTGGACTGAATTTTGTCGTCGCCATTCTGGTTTTTTCTGGATAATTTACTGGTGTCTACCTTATCTGCGTGCCATTGTTGGTTACAAAAACTTGGCAGCTTCTCCCACATTTGCGGAGGACATTGCCTAAATGGAGCGTAGACTTGGTTTTTTAGCAGCCGCACCCCGAATTTCCACTCGTCCCGACGCAGAAATGTCTGGGCCTCGTTCCCGTGTTTTAGGAATTATCAAAGGTTTCAAAACTTTGGGTTGGCATGTAGAAACATTTATCGTAGGGGATAGAGTTTCTCAAAAATGGTCGGCGCGTGGTTCTGGAGAAGCTATTAGTAAAGGGTTTTTCCGCACCTTGATAGTAGATTTTATGCGGCTTGGTCTGGGGTTGATGAACTCTTGGCGCAGCTACCGAGAATTGAAAAACCAAGTGGATTGGGTGTATGAATATGCGGCAACTTTACAATGTTTAGGCTGGATATTTCAGCGTCAAGGTATACCTTGGATTTTACAAGCTGAAGCTTTACTTTTTTATGAGGCAAAGGCAGAAAGAAAAGCTTTGGTATTAGATGGTTTAGCAAAATGGATAGAAATTACGGCATATCAAAAATGTGATGTTTTGGCTTGTGTAAGTGAAACTTTAAAAGAAATTTTAGTGAGAGATTATGGA harbors:
- a CDS encoding glycosyltransferase family 2 protein; protein product: MKQPPIAVIMTCFNRRETTLNCLRALYQQTQTFDVYLTDDGSSDGTSEAVKSAYPQVQIFLGNGNLFWVGGMRLAFTAAIQKDYDYYLWLNDDTILESDTIKRLLKLHQELATNGKEKSILVGTTKDAVTGKASYGGAIKSTKWYSNKYEFFGATDVLQECDTMFGNCVLIPRAVVNKVGNIDGAFIHSLGDLDYGLRARKNGCSVWVAPGYIGTCSKNSIRNSWVDPKLPVTERLKKAVQIKAFPLKPWTEFCRRHSGFFWIIYWCLPYLRAIVGYKNLAASPTFAEDIA
- a CDS encoding glycosyltransferase family 4 protein, with the translated sequence MKILHLSTNDVGGGAARAAYRLHTGLQDIGLESQILVQEKYSHDQTVIAPNIRLFQGIAKAKLTFEALPLKFYRQRKNTPFFIQWLPDNIASQVAKINPDVINLHWVSGAFMQIETFAKLKQPLVWTLHDMWGFTGGCHVTGECDRYQVSCGACPQLHSHQEKDLSRWVWQRKSKAWKNLHITLVSPSHWLAQVARSSSLFRDRRIEVIPHGLDTQRYRPINQHFARELHNLPQDKKLILFGAIQATSDINKGFHLLQPALQQLSQTGQKDDIEVVIFGATKPENPPDLGFKTHYLGYFNDDISLATAYSTADVMLVPSLQESFGQTASEALACGTPVVAFNATGLKDIVDHQQNGYLAQPYAVDDFAKGIAWVLEDEQRLQKLSFYAREKAERAFTLELQAHRYSALFQEVINIQNKSLVNT
- a CDS encoding glycosyltransferase; the encoded protein is MLFHGFYIFSTQPLIVSFLGSYPFFGGFVYEQKKVTYKPLPKWFRPKHVIEHIPGWCGTPKQMLLRKIKATLHSLEGRTHHLMVNALDEEQLRKRFFIRGGHFNQNFYINEHLYKIIDQPKIYDAIYTAQLNSSKRLWLAKNIEKLMVVSYGGDLHSYCPELKHADFNREFLPRQELAKKYNQAYAGLILSAVEGANLASSEYLLCGIPVVSTPSKGGRDEFFTPENSIIVPPDAEKVAEAVQTFKELAPNPQDIREQTLKKMNDWRLAYCTYIANLIAQEGGKKIEPEVMREKIFAAYDGIQSRYIKIADLYKLSWQDFQDKFSL